A single window of Rubripirellula lacrimiformis DNA harbors:
- a CDS encoding BaiN/RdsA family NAD(P)/FAD-dependent oxidoreductase — protein MRIVVIGAGAAGLIAAAEACRRGADVVLLEKNTKTGVKILMSGGTRCNITHDTDARGICQAFGHAKRFLQPSVGAFPPPDVVAMFNQAGVATKVESTGKVFPESNRAIQVRDALHQMAIDAGVKLRLQAAVTNVTRSATDADGQNEWTVHTETDSIEADRVIVTAGGKSWPGCGTTGDAYQWLSALGHSIVSPRPALVPLVGGTPWMHQLSGITLDDCIATVRPAGGKRKQVAIARRSSWLFTHFGFSGPAAMDVSGVMTAAGSMKQSSLELDLLPEVDDDTLESTFSDRQSDGGRRRVAAVLSQWLPNRLADALVLHAGADRSVAELPAATRRQLIDSIKRLPLPVSGTRGFAKAEVTAGGVSLKEVNPKTMESRICPGLFIAGEVLDVDGWIGGYNFQAAFATGRAAAIAAAGDG, from the coding sequence GCCGACGTCGTGTTGTTAGAGAAAAATACGAAAACAGGCGTCAAAATTTTGATGTCGGGCGGCACCCGCTGCAACATCACTCACGACACCGACGCACGAGGAATCTGCCAGGCGTTCGGGCACGCCAAGCGATTTTTGCAGCCCAGTGTTGGTGCGTTCCCGCCCCCCGACGTGGTCGCGATGTTCAACCAGGCTGGCGTCGCCACTAAGGTCGAATCGACGGGGAAGGTCTTTCCGGAAAGCAATCGTGCGATTCAGGTCCGCGACGCACTGCACCAGATGGCGATCGACGCGGGAGTGAAGTTGCGATTGCAGGCGGCCGTCACCAATGTCACCCGATCGGCAACCGATGCCGACGGGCAAAACGAGTGGACCGTTCACACGGAAACCGATTCCATCGAAGCGGACCGAGTGATCGTTACGGCGGGCGGAAAAAGCTGGCCCGGTTGCGGTACCACCGGGGATGCCTATCAGTGGTTGTCGGCGCTGGGGCATTCGATCGTTTCTCCGCGACCGGCGTTGGTGCCCTTGGTCGGTGGCACGCCGTGGATGCATCAATTGTCCGGGATCACCCTAGACGACTGCATCGCCACCGTTCGGCCGGCCGGGGGAAAGCGAAAACAGGTCGCGATCGCCCGACGATCATCCTGGTTGTTCACTCACTTTGGATTCTCGGGACCTGCGGCGATGGACGTCAGCGGCGTGATGACCGCGGCCGGATCGATGAAGCAATCCAGTTTAGAATTGGATCTGTTGCCCGAGGTCGATGATGACACTTTGGAGTCGACGTTTTCGGACCGCCAATCCGATGGCGGACGGCGACGGGTGGCGGCCGTGTTGTCACAGTGGTTGCCCAACCGTTTGGCCGATGCCTTGGTCCTGCATGCCGGGGCCGATCGCAGCGTCGCCGAGCTGCCCGCTGCGACACGTCGCCAACTGATCGACAGTATCAAGCGATTGCCGTTGCCCGTGTCGGGGACTCGTGGCTTCGCGAAGGCGGAAGTGACGGCCGGCGGCGTTTCGCTGAAAGAAGTGAATCCCAAGACGATGGAAAGTCGGATCTGTCCGGGTCTGTTCATTGCCGGCGAAGTTTTAGATGTTGACGGTTGGATCGGCGGCTACAACTTTCAAGCCGCGTTCGCGACCGGAAGAGCAGCCGCGATCGCCGCCGCTGGGGATGGGTAG
- a CDS encoding adenylate/guanylate cyclase domain-containing protein → MPDLIAQGPTSDQRWRHELPSPTAGGETVIGRSGADWDVPWDSQISRSHVRIRSLSDDRIEVQVITGAQNPVFHQGRQTDRFTLVAGDHFVIGQTTFTLANRPGTSGAPVAVSPTDAGDVTEHSFDHMLLRRRHFRDAASRIEMLSRLPDLITGSHGDDELLVRVTGVLLQSTPSASAVAIVAAHQPVGDESPEIDILHYDTRTFARGETPVSTRLVHSAISRRESVLHLWSSHQSGAVAFTASDEVDWAFCVPLRSEACPGWALYVSGQLIADGPANLNESMRAAPDDLEDDVKFAELVGTTIANLRQSRRLQRRQAELRHFFAPVVMEAMAGRDPDEVLKPREADLSVMFCDLRGFSRRSEQDSHDLLELLARVSDALGVMTRHILDTDGVIGDFHGDAAMGFWGWPLKQEDSAIRAATAAAQIRSDYRRDSDSGGFRCGIGIASGRAVAGRIGTVDQVKVTAFGPVVNLSARLEGITKAFGAEIVIDSATAQAIRQASPVDLRTRRLARVRPAGFQTPVDIYELLDPYDDSQPSLSEEHIQIYEDSLDRLNEGLWDEAYEMLHSLPAWDRPKDALLATILRHNRIPPDGWEGIIDMPKL, encoded by the coding sequence ATGCCTGATCTGATTGCCCAAGGCCCGACCAGCGACCAGCGATGGCGACACGAACTGCCCAGCCCAACGGCCGGTGGCGAAACGGTGATCGGCCGATCCGGTGCCGATTGGGATGTTCCGTGGGATTCACAGATTTCTCGCAGCCATGTCCGCATCCGATCGCTTTCCGACGATCGGATCGAAGTGCAAGTGATCACCGGTGCGCAGAATCCGGTTTTCCATCAGGGACGACAGACGGATCGATTCACGTTGGTGGCGGGCGACCATTTTGTGATCGGTCAGACGACGTTCACGTTAGCCAATCGGCCGGGGACGTCCGGGGCACCAGTGGCCGTTTCGCCAACCGACGCCGGTGACGTCACCGAACACTCGTTCGATCACATGCTGTTGCGGCGACGACACTTTCGTGACGCGGCATCCCGAATTGAGATGCTAAGCCGCTTGCCGGATCTGATCACCGGCAGCCATGGCGACGACGAATTGCTGGTCCGGGTGACGGGCGTCCTGTTGCAGTCCACACCGTCGGCATCGGCGGTCGCCATCGTCGCGGCTCACCAGCCGGTGGGGGACGAGAGTCCCGAAATCGATATTTTGCACTACGACACGCGAACATTCGCGCGTGGTGAAACGCCGGTCAGTACGCGTTTGGTCCATTCAGCGATCTCGCGGCGAGAAAGCGTGCTGCACCTCTGGTCGTCGCACCAAAGCGGGGCGGTCGCGTTCACGGCTAGCGACGAAGTTGACTGGGCGTTCTGTGTTCCGCTGCGCAGCGAGGCCTGTCCCGGATGGGCGTTGTATGTCAGCGGTCAGTTGATCGCTGACGGTCCGGCCAATTTGAACGAATCGATGCGTGCGGCCCCAGATGACCTGGAAGACGATGTCAAGTTTGCCGAGTTGGTGGGGACCACGATCGCAAACCTAAGACAAAGTCGTCGCCTGCAACGTCGCCAAGCCGAACTAAGACACTTCTTTGCACCGGTGGTGATGGAAGCCATGGCTGGTCGCGATCCCGACGAAGTGCTGAAGCCTCGCGAAGCGGACCTTTCGGTCATGTTCTGTGACCTGCGCGGGTTCTCGCGGCGGAGCGAACAGGATTCGCATGACCTGTTGGAACTGTTGGCCCGTGTAAGTGATGCGTTGGGCGTGATGACGCGGCACATCCTGGACACCGACGGCGTGATCGGCGATTTCCATGGTGACGCCGCGATGGGATTCTGGGGCTGGCCACTGAAACAAGAGGACAGCGCCATTCGAGCGGCGACCGCGGCGGCTCAGATCCGCAGCGATTATCGACGTGATTCCGATTCCGGCGGATTCCGTTGTGGGATTGGGATCGCTAGCGGTCGTGCGGTGGCCGGTCGAATCGGTACCGTCGATCAAGTGAAGGTGACGGCGTTCGGACCGGTGGTCAATTTGTCGGCGCGATTGGAGGGCATCACGAAAGCCTTTGGCGCCGAAATCGTGATCGATTCGGCAACCGCCCAGGCGATCCGCCAAGCATCCCCGGTCGATCTTCGGACACGTCGCTTGGCACGCGTTCGGCCGGCCGGGTTCCAGACTCCCGTGGATATCTACGAACTGCTGGATCCCTACGACGATTCGCAGCCCTCGTTGAGCGAAGAACATATCCAGATCTATGAAGACAGTTTGGACCGTCTGAACGAAGGACTGTGGGACGAGGCCTACGAAATGCTGCATTCGTTGCCAGCCTGGGATCGACCCAAGGACGCATTGTTGGCAACGATTCTGAGGCACAATCGTATTCCGCCCGATGGATGGGAGGGTATCATCGACATGCCCAAGCTGTAG